In the Sandaracinus amylolyticus genome, CCTTGCGCTCGACCGGCACCTCGGCGCGACCGCCGCACTCTGCGCACGCCTTCGTCGCGATGCGCCCCATCCCGTGGCACGTCGGGCACGTCGTCCCGAGGAAGAACCCACCGCGCGCGTGCGCGACCTGACCGGCGCCCTTGCAGGTCTGGCAGACCTGCACCTTGCCGCCCTCCGCGCCGGTTCCGTCGCACGCCGTGCACGGCGAGGGGAACTGCACGGTGACTTCCTTCTGCGCGCCGAATGCGGCCTCGGCCATCGTGAGCACCACGCCGGTGCGCAGGTCCGCGCCGCGCGTCGGCCCGTCGCGACGGGCGCGTCCACCGCCGAAGCCACCGCCGAACCCGAAGAGGTCGCCGAAGATCTCCTGGAAGCTGGAGAAGATGTCGTCGACGTTCCCGAACCCGGCCTGACCCTGCAGGCCCTGGTGTCCGTAGCGATCGTAGACGGCGCGCTTCTCCTGATCCTGGAGGACGCCGTAGGCCTCGCTCGCCTCCTTGAACCGCTCCTCCGCCGTCGCGTCACCGGGATTGCGGTCGGGGTGGAGCTCGAGCGCGAGCTTCTTGTAGGCCTTCTTGATCTCGGCCAGCGTCGCGGTCCGTTCGACCCCGAGCACTTCGTAGTAGTCGCGCTTGGCCATGTTTTCTTTGGTCGCGAGGGCTCGGAAGAGGCGGGCCACGATAAGTCGGAAACGATTCCGGTCAAGCCGCACGGAACCCGCGCGAAAGAGCGGTGTCGGTACCCAACGAGACGGGCGAGCGCGCGGACGCGAGCGGGCGAGAGCACCGCGTGCGCACGAGCCCCCGACCGGCGTGGCCGCCGGGAGGGACAGCTCCGTCTCGTGGAGGAGGTCGAGCGACGATGGCGCAGGCGAGCGAGCGCAGGGTGCAGGTCGTGATGAGCTGGGGCGGCAACCCGCAAGGCGAGGTCAGCGTGAAGGCGGGCGGCTCCGTCGTGATCGGCGAGCGCGCCGCGCACTTCCTGTTGCCGGCCGACGCGGGCATCGAGCGGTTCGCGCTGGTGGAGAGCGACGGGACCGGCGGGTTCCTGCTGCGCGTGCCCTCGGGCGCGATGCTTCGCGCGTCGCGCGACGGTATCGACGTGAGCGCAGAGGCGACCAGCGATGCGACGGGCGCGCGCTCGCTCGCGATCGATCCCGCGACGCGCGCGGAGATCGAGCTCGGTGCATTCACGTTCTTCGTGCAGGAGGGTGCGCCCACGATCGAGCGCACGCCGATGGCGCGGCCCGACTTCGCGAGCTGGCGGTGGGCGGGCGTCTCGCTCGCGGTGCACGGCGCGTTCTTGTTCTCGTTGCTCTTCTCGCCGCCCAACGCGGGCGCGCTCTCGCTCGATCTCACGCACGATCAGCAGCGCTGGGTCCAGGTGCGCCTCGACGCGATGGCGCAGGAGCGCGAGGAGGTGATCCCCGAGGTCGCGCTCGAGGACGCGACGCGCGGCGCGCAGTCGGGGCAGCCTTCGCCGGGTGAAGAGGGCGCGGCGGGGGCGCCGGACGAGACGCGCAGCACCGGTGGTGGCGTGCGTGTGCGTGGTGATCGCCAGGACCAGCGCGTGCCACTCGATCGCCAGAGCGTCACGAGCGCGGGCGCGCTCGGCACGATCGCGGCGTTCACGCGCAGCATGAGCGCGGTGTCGTCGCCCTATGGCGCGGCGGACGCGATGGGGTTCTCGGCGGACGACGCATACGGCGCGCTGATGGCCGACCAGGCGGGCTTCTCGCGCGGGTTCGGCGGGCTCGGGATGAACGGCGTGGGTCGCGGCGGCGGCTGTCTGCCGGGCCAGCCGTGCGGTCAGGGCACGATCGGCGTCGGTGGGCTCGGAACGGGATTCGGCACGTGCGGTCGCGAGACGTTCCAGCAAATCGAGTCGACGCAGGGCCACGCGGCGGCAGTCGCGCAGTGCGCGCCGGGAATGGCGGGTGGATCGGCGAGCATCGGGATGCCGGACCGCGGTGGTGATCACACCTCGCGCGTGCCGAGGCTGGAGTGCGCGCGGGGTCCGGACGGACACTGCGGTCAGGTCGCGGGCGGCCTGTCGCGCGAGCAGATCCGCCTCGTGGTCACGCGCAACCGCGGTCAGGTGCGCCACTGCTACGAGCAGGGGCTGCAGCAGCGCCCGGACCTCGAGGGCCGTCTGAGCGTCGCATGGACGGTGCACTCGGAAGGGCGCGTGACGACCGCGGTGGTGAGCAACGGAAGTGATCTGCGCAACGCCGAAGTCGAGCAGTGCGTGCTCCAGGCGGTGCGAAGGTGGCAGTTCCCCGCGACCGACGGGATGACGGCAGTCACGTACCCGTTCGTGTTCCAGACGAACTGAGCCGGAGATGGAGATGAATCGGGCCGCGGATCACGAGATCCGCGGCCTGATTCATTCGACTCGATAGTCGAAGCGGTCCGACCAGCCGAAATCGAGATCCTGCCGCCGCGTCCTCTCGAGAACGGCCACGATCGCATCGAACGTCGCGGTGCCCATCGCGGCCCGCGATTGTTCCGACTTCGTCCAGACGAGCAGGATGGGGCGTTCTAGGTCGGCCGAGAGTCGATCCCAGAGCGCGTTCAAATTGCAGCC is a window encoding:
- the dnaJ gene encoding molecular chaperone DnaJ, with protein sequence MAKRDYYEVLGVERTATLAEIKKAYKKLALELHPDRNPGDATAEERFKEASEAYGVLQDQEKRAVYDRYGHQGLQGQAGFGNVDDIFSSFQEIFGDLFGFGGGFGGGRARRDGPTRGADLRTGVVLTMAEAAFGAQKEVTVQFPSPCTACDGTGAEGGKVQVCQTCKGAGQVAHARGGFFLGTTCPTCHGMGRIATKACAECGGRAEVPVERKVKVAIPGGIDEGQSLRLSGQGQPGRKGGPAGHLYVTVQIEPDPRFVRDGNELLHELHVSFTQAALGAALKVPTLEGEADLKLPAGIQPGEHVKVRGQGIPRLDGRGRGDLVCVVQVDVPKKLSAKAKKLLLELQETFDKEG
- a CDS encoding AgmX/PglI C-terminal domain-containing protein yields the protein MAQASERRVQVVMSWGGNPQGEVSVKAGGSVVIGERAAHFLLPADAGIERFALVESDGTGGFLLRVPSGAMLRASRDGIDVSAEATSDATGARSLAIDPATRAEIELGAFTFFVQEGAPTIERTPMARPDFASWRWAGVSLAVHGAFLFSLLFSPPNAGALSLDLTHDQQRWVQVRLDAMAQEREEVIPEVALEDATRGAQSGQPSPGEEGAAGAPDETRSTGGGVRVRGDRQDQRVPLDRQSVTSAGALGTIAAFTRSMSAVSSPYGAADAMGFSADDAYGALMADQAGFSRGFGGLGMNGVGRGGGCLPGQPCGQGTIGVGGLGTGFGTCGRETFQQIESTQGHAAAVAQCAPGMAGGSASIGMPDRGGDHTSRVPRLECARGPDGHCGQVAGGLSREQIRLVVTRNRGQVRHCYEQGLQQRPDLEGRLSVAWTVHSEGRVTTAVVSNGSDLRNAEVEQCVLQAVRRWQFPATDGMTAVTYPFVFQTN